A region of Streptomyces paludis DNA encodes the following proteins:
- the nirB gene encoding nitrite reductase large subunit NirB has product MSRPGEPPLIPPPAPPSAPSALAPATHPTIVVVGHGMVGQRFLEALAERGVTARARVVVLAEEPRPAYDRVRLTSYFSGSTPDDLALGEPGFLDRHGIELRLGDPVESIDRAARTVTSRSGLVTGYDTLVLATGSAPFVPPVPGKDATGCFVYRTIEDLLAIEAYAATARTGAVVGGGLLGLEAAGALKGLGLATHIVEFAPRLMPVQIDEGGGAALLRTVESMGLAVHTGVGTQEVIADAAGAVTGMALSDGTRLATDLVVFSAGVRPRDQLARDAGLTVGPRGGIEVDERCRTSDPAVFAIGECALASDGRVYGLVAPGYEMAATVADELAGPAERPGPGFTGADLSTKLKLLGVDVASFGDAHGAAPGSLGVVYSDARAGIYKKLVVDPDGVLLGGVLVGDADLYGTLRPLTGSVPPVSPEQLVLPAGIGAPPALGPDSLPDDAVICSCHNVTKGAICACFSLPEVKKCTKAGTGCGSCVKVIGQLLTAAGNGPADSGLCGCFPYTRGELYEIVRTLRVTSYATLLDTHGREGARGGDGCEICKPTVGSIIASLAPTLGVSGYVLDGEQAALQDTNDHFLANIQRNGSYSIVPRIPGGEITPEKLIVIGEVARDFGLYTKITGGQRIDLFGARVDQLPLIWTRLVDAGFESGHAYGKSLRTVKSCVGQTWCRYGVQDSVRMAIDLELRYRGLRSPHKLKSAVSGCARECAEARGKDFGIIATANGWNLYVGGNGGAEPRHAELLAQDLSDAELVRLIDRFLMFYIRTADRLERTSAWLERIEGGLDHVRDVVVHDSLGLCAELEQLMASHVAGYRDEWAETINDPERLRRFVSFVNAPDAPDPSVKFVPERDQVKPDLVFLTLEGVSAR; this is encoded by the coding sequence ATGAGCCGTCCTGGAGAGCCCCCTCTGATCCCGCCGCCCGCACCGCCCTCGGCGCCCTCGGCGCTGGCGCCCGCCACACACCCCACCATCGTGGTCGTCGGCCACGGCATGGTCGGCCAGCGGTTCCTGGAGGCTCTCGCCGAACGCGGGGTCACCGCGCGGGCGCGGGTCGTGGTGCTCGCCGAGGAGCCGCGGCCCGCGTACGACCGGGTCCGGCTGACCTCGTACTTCTCCGGTTCCACGCCCGACGATCTCGCGCTCGGGGAGCCCGGCTTCCTGGACCGCCACGGCATCGAGCTGCGCCTCGGTGACCCCGTCGAGTCCATCGACCGGGCCGCGCGCACGGTCACCTCGCGCTCCGGGCTCGTCACCGGTTACGACACGCTGGTGCTGGCCACCGGCTCCGCGCCGTTCGTGCCGCCGGTCCCCGGCAAGGACGCGACCGGCTGCTTCGTCTACCGCACCATCGAGGATCTGCTCGCGATCGAGGCCTACGCGGCGACGGCGCGCACCGGCGCGGTCGTCGGCGGCGGGCTGCTCGGGCTGGAGGCGGCGGGGGCGCTCAAGGGGCTCGGGCTGGCCACGCACATCGTGGAGTTCGCGCCCCGGCTGATGCCCGTACAGATCGACGAGGGCGGCGGCGCGGCCCTGCTCCGTACGGTCGAGTCCATGGGCCTGGCCGTGCACACCGGCGTCGGCACCCAGGAGGTGATCGCGGACGCGGCGGGCGCCGTCACCGGGATGGCGCTGTCGGACGGCACGAGGCTCGCCACCGACCTCGTCGTCTTCTCGGCGGGCGTCCGCCCCCGGGACCAGCTCGCGCGGGACGCCGGGCTGACCGTCGGCCCGCGCGGCGGGATCGAGGTCGACGAGCGGTGCCGTACGTCGGACCCGGCCGTCTTCGCGATCGGTGAGTGCGCGCTCGCGTCCGACGGACGGGTGTACGGGCTGGTCGCGCCGGGGTACGAGATGGCCGCGACCGTCGCCGACGAGCTGGCCGGGCCGGCGGAGCGCCCGGGACCCGGCTTCACCGGCGCCGATCTCTCCACCAAGCTCAAGCTGCTCGGCGTGGACGTCGCCTCCTTCGGGGACGCGCACGGCGCCGCCCCGGGCTCCCTCGGCGTCGTCTACTCCGACGCGCGGGCCGGGATCTACAAGAAGCTGGTCGTGGATCCGGACGGCGTTCTGCTCGGCGGGGTGCTCGTCGGGGACGCCGACCTGTACGGCACGCTGCGCCCGCTCACCGGTTCCGTACCGCCCGTCTCCCCCGAGCAGCTGGTGCTGCCCGCGGGCATCGGCGCGCCGCCCGCGCTCGGGCCCGACTCCCTCCCCGACGACGCGGTGATCTGCAGCTGCCACAACGTCACCAAGGGCGCCATCTGCGCGTGCTTCTCCCTCCCCGAGGTGAAGAAGTGCACCAAGGCGGGTACGGGCTGCGGCAGTTGCGTCAAGGTCATCGGCCAGCTCCTCACGGCCGCCGGCAACGGCCCGGCCGACAGCGGGCTGTGCGGCTGCTTCCCGTACACCCGCGGGGAGCTGTACGAGATCGTGCGCACCCTGCGCGTCACCTCGTACGCGACGCTCCTCGACACACACGGCCGCGAGGGTGCCCGGGGCGGTGACGGCTGTGAGATCTGCAAGCCGACGGTCGGCTCGATCATCGCCTCGCTCGCTCCGACGCTGGGGGTGAGCGGTTACGTACTGGACGGCGAACAGGCGGCGCTCCAGGACACCAACGATCACTTCCTCGCCAATATCCAGCGCAATGGTTCGTATTCGATCGTGCCGCGTATCCCGGGCGGGGAGATCACCCCGGAGAAGCTGATCGTGATCGGTGAGGTGGCTCGGGACTTCGGGCTGTACACGAAGATCACCGGCGGCCAGCGGATCGATCTCTTCGGCGCCCGGGTGGACCAGCTGCCGCTGATCTGGACCCGGCTGGTGGACGCGGGCTTCGAGTCGGGGCACGCGTACGGCAAGTCGCTCCGTACGGTCAAGTCCTGCGTCGGGCAGACGTGGTGCCGTTACGGCGTGCAGGACTCGGTGCGGATGGCCATCGATCTGGAGCTGCGCTACCGGGGTCTGCGCTCCCCGCACAAGCTGAAGTCGGCGGTGTCCGGGTGTGCGCGGGAGTGCGCCGAGGCGCGCGGCAAGGACTTCGGGATCATCGCCACGGCCAACGGCTGGAACCTCTACGTCGGCGGCAACGGCGGCGCGGAGCCGCGCCACGCGGAGCTGCTGGCGCAGGACCTCAGCGACGCGGAGCTGGTCCGGCTGATCGACCGGTTCCTGATGTTCTACATCCGCACGGCCGACCGGCTGGAGCGCACCTCGGCCTGGCTGGAGCGGATCGAGGGCGGGCTCGACCACGTACGGGATGTGGTGGTGCATGACTCGCTCGGGCTCTGCGCGGAGCTGGAGCAGCTGATGGCCTCGCATGTGGCGGGCTACCGCGACGAGTGGGCGGAGACCATCAACGACCCCGAACGGCTGCGCCGCTTCGTCTCCTTCGTGAACGCTCCGGACGCGCCCGACCCGTCGGTGAAGTTCGTCCCCGAACGGGATCAGGTCAAGCCCGACCTGGTCTTTCTGACTCTGGAAGGAGTGAGTGCCCGATGA
- the nirD gene encoding nitrite reductase small subunit NirD: MNHDSVNRDASLDIRLADGSWYAVCDPASLTPGRGVAALLPDGRQVAVFLDRAGRPYALSNRDPFSGAYVLSRGLTGSHEGRPFVASPLLKQRFELATGRCLDDEEIAVQAYEARVRVRVRAEAPAEVRDAERTPERVPAVP, encoded by the coding sequence ATGAATCACGACTCTGTCAATCGCGACGCCTCGCTGGACATCCGGCTCGCCGACGGCTCGTGGTACGCGGTCTGCGATCCGGCCTCGCTCACCCCCGGCCGGGGTGTGGCCGCGCTGCTGCCCGACGGCCGGCAGGTGGCCGTGTTCCTGGACCGGGCGGGCCGGCCGTACGCCCTCTCCAACCGGGATCCGTTCTCCGGGGCGTATGTCCTGTCCCGGGGGCTGACCGGCAGCCACGAGGGGCGGCCGTTCGTGGCGTCGCCGCTGCTGAAGCAGCGGTTCGAACTGGCGACGGGCCGGTGCCTGGACGACGAGGAGATCGCCGTCCAGGCGTACGAGGCACGAGTACGGGTACGGGTACGGGCCGAGGCTCCTGCGGAGGTACGGGACGCGGAACGGACGCCGGAGCGCGTGCCCGCCGTGCCGTAA
- a CDS encoding endo-1,4-beta-xylanase — protein sequence MGTIGTRTARLRVLPRAAATRAATALSALTAVAVAMVGLAAPAHAADPVLRDLATAKGKYYGTALPAGRLTGTHGSVAAAQFGSVTAENEMKWGSVEPTRGSFSWTGADQIMSFAAANGQKVRGHTLVWHSQLPNWLANGTFGNDELRTIMTDHVTTQTARYKGRIDQWDVVNEALNEDGTLRASKFYTQLGESYIADAFRAARAADPAAKLYINDYNTDATGAKSNGLYSLVQRLQAQGVPIDGVGFQTHLIIGQVPATFQANLQRFADLGLDVAITELDIRMTLPATTERLAQQKADFKAVTNACLAVARCKGITVWGFSDAVSWVPDVFPGQGAATPYNENYQPKPAYYGIAEALGWTDDGSGGGGGGGGTTGCAVTYANQSQWNTGFTASVTIKNTGSSPVNGWNLGWTWPSGQSVTSAWNATITQSGAQATAVNLSYNAAIAAGGTVNFGFNGAWSGTNTAPSAFTLNGTACTLG from the coding sequence ATGGGAACGATCGGAACGAGAACCGCGAGACTCCGCGTCCTGCCCCGCGCCGCCGCCACCCGCGCCGCCACGGCTCTCTCCGCGCTGACCGCCGTGGCCGTCGCCATGGTCGGCCTCGCCGCCCCCGCGCACGCGGCCGACCCCGTTCTGCGCGACCTGGCCACCGCCAAGGGCAAGTACTACGGCACCGCCCTCCCCGCCGGGCGGCTCACCGGGACGCACGGGAGCGTCGCCGCCGCCCAGTTCGGCTCGGTCACCGCCGAGAACGAGATGAAGTGGGGCTCGGTCGAGCCGACCCGCGGCAGCTTCAGCTGGACCGGCGCCGACCAGATCATGAGCTTCGCCGCCGCCAACGGGCAGAAGGTGCGCGGACACACGCTCGTCTGGCACAGCCAGCTGCCCAACTGGCTCGCCAACGGCACCTTCGGCAACGACGAACTGCGCACGATCATGACCGACCACGTCACCACCCAGACCGCCCGCTACAAGGGCCGCATCGACCAGTGGGACGTGGTCAACGAGGCGCTGAACGAGGACGGCACCCTGCGGGCCAGCAAGTTCTACACCCAGCTCGGCGAGTCCTACATCGCCGACGCGTTCCGCGCCGCCCGCGCCGCCGACCCCGCCGCCAAGCTCTACATCAACGACTACAACACCGACGCCACCGGCGCCAAGAGCAATGGCCTCTACTCCCTGGTCCAGCGGCTCCAGGCGCAGGGCGTGCCGATCGACGGCGTCGGCTTCCAGACCCACCTCATCATCGGCCAGGTGCCGGCCACCTTCCAGGCCAACCTCCAGCGCTTCGCCGATCTCGGCCTCGACGTCGCGATCACCGAACTCGACATCCGGATGACCCTGCCCGCCACCACCGAGCGGCTCGCCCAGCAGAAGGCCGACTTCAAGGCCGTCACCAACGCCTGCCTCGCCGTCGCCCGCTGCAAGGGCATCACCGTCTGGGGCTTCAGCGACGCGGTGTCCTGGGTGCCCGACGTCTTCCCCGGCCAGGGCGCGGCCACCCCGTACAACGAGAACTACCAGCCCAAGCCCGCCTATTACGGTATCGCCGAGGCCCTCGGCTGGACCGACGACGGCTCGGGCGGCGGTGGAGGCGGTGGCGGTACGACCGGCTGCGCCGTCACCTACGCCAACCAGAGCCAGTGGAACACCGGCTTCACCGCCAGTGTGACCATCAAGAACACCGGCTCGTCCCCGGTCAACGGCTGGAACCTGGGCTGGACCTGGCCCTCCGGCCAGAGTGTGACCTCCGCGTGGAACGCCACCATCACCCAGTCAGGCGCGCAGGCCACCGCCGTCAATCTCAGCTACAACGCGGCCATCGCGGCCGGCGGCACGGTCAACTTCGGCTTCAACGGCGCCTGGAGCGGCACCAACACCGCCCCGAGCGCCTTCACCCTCAACGGCACCGCCTGCACCCTGGGCTGA